CGCCGGATCATCGTGAAACGGGGTCTTGTCTGGGCTGTGGAAACCGACAGGGGGACCTGCCGTGCTGATATCGTCGTTTCCAACGCGGGATTGCTGAACACGATCAGACTGGCCGGTGAGGAGCATTTCCCCGATGATTATGTGGCGAAAGCGGAAGGATACGTGGATTCGAACGCCTATGTAACGATCAAGTACGCGCTGGAACGGCCCGTTATTTCTTACCCCGTAGTATTTTACATGCCCTCCGGTGATCCCCGGGGGGTCTTCGATTACATTCGCCAGGGCCGTGTTCCGGAAGACCCCTATATTTTCATGCCCGTCCCGTCCAATCATGATCCACGGCTGGCGCCGCCGGGAATGCAGCTTGTCATCGCCGGAACGGCGGTTCCCTCTGATGCTTCCGATGAACTCTGCCGGGCGGTGCAGGACAGTATCCATCGCAAGGTGTGTGAACTGTTCCCCGATCTGGAAGGGGCCATTATCTGGCAGCTTCGTTCAACGGGAAGAGATGTCGCCGAACTGACAGGGCACCGGCGGGGTGAATGCATCGGCCTCGGACAGACACCCTCACAGGTGGGTGAATTACGGCCGAGCATGAAGACCCCTGTTCAGGGGCTCTGGCTTGTCGGAGCCGATGCCGGCGCCCGGGGCATCGGTACGGAGATCGCCGCGGGGAGCGCTCTGAGCCTGTCTGCCGTGCTCAATCCCCGGTGAAGTTCCGCCTGTTGTTCCTATTTATCCAGGCGGTACGCATCATAACCGTGATCGATGAGATACCGATCGTAGATGGGAAAAACCCTTTTCGCCGCCGGAAGTACTTTGAGCATGCGATGAACGGGACCCTTCAGGACGACCCGTTTTTTTATGAGCGCATTGGGGAGGTTCAATCCACCGAGCCAGAAGCGGTGCCCGTCCTCGGCGCTCACATAGAAAACAGCGGTGGGTTGTTTCGGATTTTCGTCGTTGAAACTGATCTGTATCGGTTCTTCCTCACAGTCTATGATGATTCGAAGGTCAGGGTCCTTCAGCTCGAAATGAACGACCAGGCGGGTGTCGTTCAATTCCTTTCCCGGTTTTTCCACGACGGGATCTCTCTCTTCCATGCGTCGTGTAAAATCGACAAAAAACCCTCCCAGGACTTCCTTTAATTCCTCAGTCGATTCGAATTTTTTCATGGTTCCCGCTCCCTCGATTCAGTCGTTTCTTCCCTCCCCGCATTTTCCTCCTTCAGGAGTCTCCGGTGAGCCAGGACGGCGGCGCCCAGGGCCCCGATCAGCTGGGGATCGATAGTGCCGTCAAGAGAGGTGATCGCACTGCCCAGCTTCTGTCCCAGGGCGGCAACGACGCCTCTGTTTTTTGCGACGCCGCCCGTAACGACGACCTTCTCACGAAGTCCGACACGATTGACGAGAACGGCCACGCGATTCGTGAGCGATATGTGCAGGCCTTTGATGATGTCTGGGATGTTGGCGCCTTCGTTGATCAGATTGATAACCTCCGATTCCGCGAAAACGCTGCATACGTTCGAAATGGCGACGGGACTGGTGGATCGTCCGTCAAGGGCGCCCAGGTCTTCCACGCCGACCTCCAGTATGCGGGCCATCATTTCGAGAAAACGTCCCGTTCCGGCGGCGCACTTGTCGTTCATCGCGAAATTCTTGAGCCGGCCCCGTTCGTCGATGGCGATCGCCTTGCAGTCCTGCCCGCCGATATCGATGACGGTCCGAACATCGGGAACGAGAAAATGAGCGCCGGCGGCGTGGCAGGATATCTCGGATGCATTGTCGTGGGCGAAAAGGACCTTCGCCCGTCCGTAACCGGTGCCGATGATCGACGCCACTTCCGTCGGAGAAACTCCCGCCATTTCGCAGGACTCATGAAATACCCGCTCCGCCGTTTTTACCGGATTGACCGTGCTTGGACCGATAACTGAGGAAAGAATGTTCCCGTTCTTCATGATGAGCGATTTTGAAGCCGTGGACCCGATATCGACGCCGGCGGTGATTTTCCCGGATGAGCTCATTCTCTCCCCCCATTCATGCCTGATCTCTGCCCGGTATGACGATATCCTCAACAAAATTCTTGATCAGGACCTCCACATCATCCCGGGGAGTGACACGCGGGTCCAGCATGTCGAATTCAAAGATGAGCAGGGGAAGCCCCATGCGTTCCGATTCCTCCCTCACGAGGCCCGATGCCCCCCAACTGTGAGTGCACCCCAGGTGCCCCGGTATGATGCCGAAGTCGGCGCCATAGAGTTTACACAGGGTCCGGTAATCGGAAAGATAATCTTCTATGCTGCCGAGGAGTTGCCGCGTCATGGGGAAATTACGCAGGGCGTTGTATGCGATACCCTCCAGGGTTCGCTCTCTGGATGACAGGTCGATCAGGTTGCCGGCGTTGAAGAAACCGAACATGTCCATGGGAATGGTGACCTTGCACTCCATTTCGAGCCAGTTGTAGAAATTCAGGTCGGTCCAGAAGGGGGTACCGTACCATATTGCCCGGACTTCCTCCCCGTCAACGGCCCGGTTTCCGCGCTCGATGAATTCCTTCTGTTCCTGGAGGGTCTCCAGGGCATACTCGACGCCGCTTTCGTGGCCGGAGAACACCGTTACCACAGCTGCCATGATGGACAGGGTCTCGCAGGGCTGGGCCGCCGGCCGTATCTGCCGAAGGTCCGCCCATTCGGCCACCGACTCCATCATTTCGTTGTACAACCGGCAGGCGTGACCGAGACGCTCATAATCGTATGTTATATGCAGGGTGTCCTCGAGGAACTGTATGACGCTTATGAACTGCCGCGCCACGTATTCGATCTGTTCGCGGCCCGCCGTCGAGGGCATGTCGAGAACAATGGTTGGTTTTTTTGTTTCGGCCACCATGTTGTTCACCAGGCATGTCTGGGAATCACAGGGCGTGGTCAGGTAAAATCCCGCGTCGGGCTGGGGGATTACCCTTTCTATGTAGCTGCCGTGGGCGATGCGGTCCACGGAACATATCTCCGGTGCCATTCCGGCGGCCTCGGCCGCA
This genomic interval from Deltaproteobacteria bacterium contains the following:
- a CDS encoding NAD(P)/FAD-dependent oxidoreductase, producing MAGKVVVIGSGIGGSGAGALLASAGYDVTLFESQPFSGGRCASLEKGGFRYDIGVHMFSRADRGPIGEINRCLGGDLTWIHRNPPCRVMGRVEFDFPLDIRPLGTQINIARSLGVKPKHYLGAFRLFRSLLRGTGVQRNDEIMLRDYIHRYTDDDVIHLFMNCISQLYFALSYNESSAGEFIWSFSRMFNDAAFGYPTGAGGEITDSFLRSGGRWGMKVRFEEQVRRIIVKRGLVWAVETDRGTCRADIVVSNAGLLNTIRLAGEEHFPDDYVAKAEGYVDSNAYVTIKYALERPVISYPVVFYMPSGDPRGVFDYIRQGRVPEDPYIFMPVPSNHDPRLAPPGMQLVIAGTAVPSDASDELCRAVQDSIHRKVCELFPDLEGAIIWQLRSTGRDVAELTGHRRGECIGLGQTPSQVGELRPSMKTPVQGLWLVGADAGARGIGTEIAAGSALSLSAVLNPR
- a CDS encoding SCP2 sterol-binding domain-containing protein — translated: MKKFESTEELKEVLGGFFVDFTRRMEERDPVVEKPGKELNDTRLVVHFELKDPDLRIIIDCEEEPIQISFNDENPKQPTAVFYVSAEDGHRFWLGGLNLPNALIKKRVVLKGPVHRMLKVLPAAKRVFPIYDRYLIDHGYDAYRLDK
- a CDS encoding 2-hydroxyacyl-CoA dehydratase: MAILGKERWKIWEEVYESIDILQDIFSEESEDRTHGAVLKIYRRYIDEVFRAMDEGKKIIYGNFAVPGTLMRGFNTDEVFWYQLEALPVIQSLVGEPGVWNARLADAAEAAGMAPEICSVDRIAHGSYIERVIPQPDAGFYLTTPCDSQTCLVNNMVAETKKPTIVLDMPSTAGREQIEYVARQFISVIQFLEDTLHITYDYERLGHACRLYNEMMESVAEWADLRQIRPAAQPCETLSIMAAVVTVFSGHESGVEYALETLQEQKEFIERGNRAVDGEEVRAIWYGTPFWTDLNFYNWLEMECKVTIPMDMFGFFNAGNLIDLSSRERTLEGIAYNALRNFPMTRQLLGSIEDYLSDYRTLCKLYGADFGIIPGHLGCTHSWGASGLVREESERMGLPLLIFEFDMLDPRVTPRDDVEVLIKNFVEDIVIPGRDQA